The DNA region ACAGGCTTTTACTTGCCGGCTTGAACGTTGGCGGCGAGGTTTTAGGAAGCATGATTAATACTTTGATTCTTGCTTACATGGGAAGTGCTTTACCTATGGCAATATTAATTAATTCAGCGGGAGTCGAGTTTTCTGCGATTCTGAATGACCCGTATATAGCTCAAGAAATTGTGCAGGGACTCGCTGGGACTCTGGGTTTGTTATTCACTATTCCTGTTACTGCGTTTTGCTTTGTATTTCAGGAGTCACTGAGGCGGCGGCATGATGAGTAAAATTTTTAGGTGTATTCACTCATGATTAAAACAGTTATAGACATCGGCAGCAATTCCATAAAAATGCGCACTGCAAAAATTTCAAGTAACGGCCGGATTTATATTTTACGAGATGAGACAGAAGTCGTGCGGCTGGGTCGGGGAATGTCAGAAAACGGCATGTTAAAGCCCGAAAATATGCGCAAAACTTGTGAAGTTGCCTCGCGAATGGTAAAAGCTGCGACTTATCCCGGGAAGGATTATAAAATTTTTATCGTGGGAACTCAGGCTTTGAGAATTGCGAAAAACTCCGGCGAATTCGTGAACATGCTAAAAAATTTAACCGGGCTTGACGTTCATATTTTCACGGGCGAAGAAGAGGCTAAATTTTCATGGCTGGGAGCTGTTGACGGCTTTAATCTTTCAGGAAATATAATAATGTTTGATTCAGGAGGGGGCAGCACTGAATTTGTTTCAGGGTCGGGGCATTGCGTGAATAAATTAAAAAGTGTTCCCGTCGGAGCTGTTACTTTGTCAGAAAAATTTTTTAATGATAATAATTCTCCCGTAAAAATGAGTGCCTGCGAGTCTGCTATTGAATTCGTTAAAAATTTATTTATCGCGAATAATATAGAATCATTCAAGACTGATAACCCGCAAATAATCGGAGTAGGCGGCGGGCTTGTTGCTATGGAGAGCGTGAAATTTGCCTGTGAAAATTTTTTACCCTCAAGACTTCACGGAAAAATATTGACTCAACGCGATATTATGACTCAAATAAAAATGTATTCGGCCTTGAATTTAAACGAGCGTCAAAATATTATAGGTCTGCCAGCGTCAAGAGCTGATGTTATATTAGGCTCGGCGTGTATAATTCTTGCTGCATTGAGATTATTAGAGTCTGATTCCTGTATAGTCAGCATTAACGGATTAAGGCACGGGCTTTTACTTCGTGATAATATATAAGTGAAAAAATTTTTATATTTCGTAATAATTAATAGTTATTTATAAATAGTTAAGAGGTGAAAAAATTTGCTGCTTGAATTAATGTCAGACGGAACACTCGCAGAAATACCCCCGGAGTATTCAGGCTTAAATATTCCCGATGAGCCTTCTGTTATGGTATTGCTTCCGCGTCATAAATATCTGCTCGGCACAGGCAGCGACAAATGGATTTATTCGGATTTAAAGCCGGGCAGCGGTCAAAAAAGTGTATTTCTCTATGATGACAAAAATTTATCGCTCACTGATGATGACGGCGAGAATATTACGATTTTACCCGGTCGAACTGTTACAGAGTTGCGCGAGAAATTATCAAAACGTTCTGATCCACCGGGGCGGCATGTAAGCACGGTCTTAATGCTGAAAACTTTCTTGAAATATCACCCTGTTTTTAACGAGTCAGGAAATAATTATTTGGACGAGAAATTTTTTAATGAGGCCATGAAGAAGGATTATAAACTTTATAGGGCTTACTGGACGTTGAGATTTGCCCTATCACGCAGCGAAATGGAGCAGACAGCCAGACTCAAAGCATGGATTCAAGCCGGGCCGGAAAATTTTGAGAAGTCAGGGACTATCGCAAAAATTTTTTTCTCGATTATGCCGAATCCCAGTAAGGAAATAACGCGCGATCTTGAAGAATTAGGATTCTCAAAACTTGAATTACTGCACATGATAGCGCAAAATGTTTCGCCTTTAGTATTATATAATCCGCGTGCCGGGTGGCTTATTTTCGCGAGATTCGGGCGTACCGGTAAAATTAATGACACGATATTTTTTGCGTGGGTTTATGTGAATCATGATTTATGGCAGGAATTACGAGATATTAAGCAAATGCCCGTCCGTGATATAGTTAATGCAGTATGGGGCAATTATGACACTCAGCAGGCTATGATCGAACGTGCAAAATATAAAGGGGCTGAAGATATTTTACAATGAACATAAATTTTTCAAGTGTTACTAAAATTTTTGATCCGGATATAATAGCTCTCTCAAATGTGAGTTTTAATATTGAACAGGGCGAATTTGTTTATATAATCGGGCAGACTGGCAGCGGAAAATCTACACTTTTGAGATTAATAACTCGTGAATTACTGCCGACGAGCGGGGTTGCTGCTGTAGGAGGCTTTGATTTACGGAGAATGCGAAAATCTGACGTGCCTTATTACCGCCGTGATGTCGGATTAGTTGCGCAAGATTTTAAATTAATTCCTAGCCTGACAGTTTATGAAAATATTGCGTTCGTAATGGAAGCTATGTCAGTGCCTAAAAGAATAGTAGCAGAGAGAGCCCACGACGTAATTAATCAGGTCGGACTATGGAGGCGCAAAAATATGAAACCTTCTCAGCTTTCAGGCGGTGAACAGCAGCGAGTCGCAATTGCCCGGGCTCTTGCAAATTCCCCGTCTTTATTTATTGCCGATGAGCCTACAGGAAATTTAGATTTTCACACGGCCGCAGAAGTCATGAAAATTTTATTTGCCATTAACGCGAGCGGAGTTACTGTTGTAATGTCGACTCATAATCAGGCCATTGTAAATTCATCGCGTCAAAGAGTAATAGAACTTGAAGCAGGCAAATTAAAGCGCGACGAGAAGGGAGGCACTTATTAAATGACAGCTTTTAAATATATTTTGCGAGATACTCGGCGATTAATCGTAAATCACTGGGTATTAGGACTTCTTACGCTCATAACGGCCGGAGTCATGCTTTGGATTCTGGGAATAACTACACTTTTTTCGTTAAATCTTGAGCATTTATTATCGCGCCTAGAAAGTGAATTAGCTGTACAGGCCTATTTACATAAAGATAATACGCTCAATATTGAAGAAATTGCGCAGAAGATTCAAGAACTCGAATATGTTTACTCAATAAAAATTTATTCGCCTTCTGACTCGCTCGCAAAGTTACAGGAAAAAATGGGCAGTCAGTCCCGTGCTCTTGATATACTCGGCGATAATCCCATCCCGTATAATTTTGAGATTCATGTTAGACGCGCTGAAGATATTGACCCTCTTGTTGACGCTTTAAAGGCCATGCCCGAAGTTGAAGACGTTGTATATGCCGGAATGGTCGTTAAAAGAATTTCTGCTTTGTCCCGGATTTCGTCAAGAGTTGCGCTTGTCATGTTTATTCTTGCTGTAATAATCACGGCCCTAGTCGTATATAACACGATTCATATTTCGCTGTATTCGAGGCGTGAAGAAATTGCAATAATGTATCTTGTCGGAGCTACTCGTGCATATATTGCGACACCTTTTGTGCTTGAAGGGACTTTATTAGCTTTGATCGGGGCAGTCATAGCAGTCGGCGGAATAATCGGAGCATATTTTCCGGGCATGGAATTAATACAAGCAAATATGCCGCTGTTGAAATCAAGTTTATTGACTGATAAAGCAATAATTTGGAGATTTTGCGGGCTTCTTGCTGGATTCGGGGCGACTCTGGGCTGGGTTTGCAGTTATTTAGTCGTCTCAAGATTCATAAATTCTATCACTCGGCCGGAATGATTTTATTTTGCGCGAAATTTTTTATCAGATTTTATCAGATTTTATCAGGAGGGGGAATATTTTATAATGGCGTGTAGAAATTTTTATATTGCCGCTGTATTCTTGCCTGTTCAGGAGCTAATATAATGAAATCACATAAATTTTTCGCAGTTATATTTATCGCGTTAATAATATTTTCTCCTGTTAAAGCTGCCTATTCTGCCGCAAAAAAGACTCCTTCTAACATTGACGCACAAATCGCCGCAGAAGAGAAGAAACGCGAGGAACTTTCACGGCAAATTCAGACTTACAAGAAAAGAATCCGCGAGATGGGTGCACAGGTTGAAGGACTCCTCACAAAAGTTAATACACTTCAGCAGGATGAAAATATAGCATTGCAGGAACTCACAGTTTTAGAGCTTCAGGGCCGTAAAATAGAAGAAAATATCGCGATTCTTGAGCTTGCCATAAATGAAGATCAGGAAAAAATTAACGAGCTTTCTGACTTAATGAAAGATAGAATACTCGACATGTATAAATATCGCCAGTCAGATACAACAAGAATGCTTTTCGCGTCACGCAGTGTATTAGAGGCTATAGAGATGGCCTATATGCTGGGATTAATTAACAGGCGGGACGAGGAAATTTTGAGCCAGCTTCAAGAGAGAATGCAAAATCTTGAATTATCACACAAGACTATGGACGAGCAAAAAACGCGGTTAATCGAGAAGACTCAGGCGACTCAGGAACAGCGCGAGAAATATAATCAGAGCATAAAGGAAACAAATAATTTTATCCGGTCAATTCAGCGTAAGAAAGCACTTGCCGAGAAAGCCCAGCAGGAAGCAGAGCAGGCACAGAGAGCAGCAGGAGATATGATCGTTAATTTGCGCAAAAAAAAGGCCTCTCAAAAAGTTGATTATTTAGTTGGACGGGGTCGGGGTTCCATGTTTGACTGGCCAGTTCGCGGCAAAATTTCAAGTCCATACGGCTACAGAATTCACCCGATTTTGAAGCGCAGAATTTTACACGGCGGGATTGATATTGCTGCACCTAATGGGACTCCGGTAAAAGCTGCGGCGGCTGGTGAAGTATTATTTGACGGCTGGCTGAGGGGCTATGGACGTGTAATAATTCTTGATCATGGGCGGGATTTCTCGACTTTGTACGCTCATTTATCGGCGAGTCTGGTCAAAGAGGGTCAAGTCGTCCGTGCAGGCTCAACAATAGCAAGAGTCGGCAACACTGGAAATACTACGGGTTATCATTTACATTTTGAGGTCAGGAAGGGCAAATTTGTGCAAAGTCCTTTAGACTATTTAAAGCGGTAATCAGGAGGGGAGAAAAATTTTATCATGAAAAAGTTTTTTGCGGCTTTCTTGAGTGTATTAATTCTTGCAAATATAGCGAGTTCTGCAAATATTGACAGTCAAATTAAATCGGAAAAAAAGAATCAGGCCGATATGAAGAAGAAAATCAGGCAATATAACGAGATAGCAAAGAAGAAATCTCAAGAGTCTAAGACTCTTTTAAGCCGGTTATCAAGACTAAGACAGAGCGCAAATGATTCACAAGAGAAAATGCAGGATCTTGAACGCGAAAACTCACGCCTTCAGTCTTCAGTCAGTGAACTCAATAAACGCATAAAATCTCTAAATGAGTCAATGTCCGTAATATCCCGGACTCTGCGCGCAAGAATCATAGACATGTATAAATTCATGCCCGAAGAGAATACTTTGAGCCTATATATAAACTCTGACAGCCCGCATGATGCAATTAATACGGCGTATATATTAAGGCGTTTTGCTGCTCATGACTTGGCAATGTTTGAAGATTTACGCGCTAAGGAACAGGAATTAATTTCAGCAAGAAAGCAGCTCGAACAGAATAAATCACGAATCCAGACTCAGACAAATGAACTCAGGAAAAAACGCGATGAATTTGACTCGACTATCAAGAAAACTGACTCGCTTTTACGTAGTGCCCAGTCAGAACAGAAAAAGGCCGAGTCAGCAGCTAAGGAATTAGAGGCCGCTCAACGTGCAATAGGAAATAAAATCACGTCCCTAATGAATCAGAAAAAAGCAGCGGCCCAGAAAGCAGCTTCTAAACCTAAATCATCACCGGCAAGAAATTCAGGTAAGAATCACGACCCAGTTTTAGCACAAAGAGAGCCAGTACAGCCAAAAAGTGTGCCGGCACCTGGCGCGGGGATTCCTTCACAGCCTGTAAACTCTCTAGCTTGGCCGGTTAATGGGACTGTTACAATGCAATACGGCTCGCGAGTCCATCCCACTTTTAAGACGAAAATTTTTAACTCAGGAATCGACATTAAAGCAGCTCCTAATACTCCGGTGAAAGCTGCCGGGCCCGGTGAAGTACTTTATCAGGGGTGGCTGCGGGGATTCGGCCAAGTCGTTATAATCGATCACGGCAATGATTTATCGACTGTTTACGCTCATTTAAACGGTGCTTCAGTTAGAGAAGGTGCCGCCGTCAAAACAGGTACAGTAATAGGCCGCGTGGGTAATTCAGGCACTGACTCGGAATATGCTTTACACTTTGAAGTCAGGAAAAAGGGTTCTGCACAAAATCCAATGAAATATTTGCGTTAATAAAAAATTTATTCGTGAATGCTGTATAATTCTAGCTATCTTAATAAAGGCAGGTGCATTATTCAATTTATGAAAGACTCCGCAAAGAAATTATATATATTTATAGCAGTAATTATCGCTTTGTTTGTAAGTTCTCAAAGTTTCGCGGCAGAATTCACAGAGGCAGATTTTAACAGAATATCACCGTTTAATATTCGTTCATTATGGCTGTTGCGTCAAATTCGTTCATTGATAGAAAATTATCAAGTCGACGCGGAAAAGAAAGAAATCACCGACGATGAATTATTACACGGTGCGGCAAAGGGAATGGTCGAGGCTTGGAAAGATCCCTATACACGTTTTGTGTCGCCTAAGCAGTTAAGAGACGAGGAAATCGAACTCGAAGGACATTACGGCGGTTTAGGCATGTACGTGGGAGAAAGGGACGGCCAAATTTTAGTAATAAGTCCCATGGAAGACTCGCTCGCTGAAAAAGTAGGACTCAAGCCTAAGGATCAAATCGTAAAAGTTGATGACGAAGTTGTTATCGGTTGGACTTCTGATAAAGTCGTGCAGAAATTACGAGGCGAGCCCGGCACAAAAGTTACTGTCTGGGTGAGGCGTGAAGGTGAAGAGGAGCTATTAAGTTTTGAGATAACCCGCGAAGAAATTAAATTAAAGAGTGTACGTTCTCAAATGCTTTCGGATGATATAGGCTACTTGAAATTAACTCAATTTAAGCAGAAATCAGACGACGAGGCACGAACAGCACTAAGAGATTTAATCAAACAAGGGGCGCGCGCTTTGATTCTTGATTTGCGCAACAACGGCGGGGGACTTCTTGATGTATGTGTAAAAATTGCGAGCTTCTTTCTTAGGGACGGCCTGATAGTTGAGACTCGCGGACGTTCTGACAGATTTGACGAGAAATATAACGCGATAAGAAATTTGCATATAACAAATATGCCCATGATCGTATTAATTAACGAGGGCAGTGCGAGCGCGTCAGAAATTTTAGCGGGTGCCTTGAATGACAGAGGCCGGGCGAAATTAATCGGTCAAAAAAGTTTCGGCAAGGGCAGCGTACAAACTTTATTCCCATTGACTGACGGGAGCGGAGTTTATATAACTATTGCGAGATACTATACGCCTTCAGGAAAAGTAATAGATCACGTAGGACTCTCGCCTGATATTGAAGTTAAGGGCGAACCTGATAGAGATATTACTAAGGACGAGCAATTACAGCGCGCAATAACTGAAATTAAGAAATCCATGCATATACTTACTAATAATAACAGCAGGAAAAAATAAGGAGGATTTATTTATCTTGAAAAATGTAGATTTATTAGTCGGAGCTCAATGGGGCGACGAAGGAAAGGGCAAAGTTGTTGATATTCTAGGCTCTGAAGTTGACGTATTCGTGCGTTATCAGGGCGGAGCAAATGCCGGACACACTGTTGTTGTTGACGGTCAAAAAATAGTATTTCATTTATTGCCGTCGGGTATGCTTTATCCCGGAAAATTATGCGTCTTAGGAAATGGACTCGTGATTGACCCTGAGCAATTTTTGAATGAGACTTCAGAACTTTACGCGCGCGGTCAAGATAGAGCGAGGCTCGCAATAAGCCCTCATGCACATGTAGTAATGCCCTATCACAGATTATTAGACAAGTTACAGGAAGAAGCACGGGGCAAGGGCCGCAAAATAGGCACAACAGGACGGGGGATCGGGCCTTGTTACGTTGATAAATACGCTCGTTCGGGCTTAAGAGTTGAGGATTTAATCGATCCTGATATTTTGCGCGAGAGACTCACATATATTCTTGACGAGAAGAATCAATTAATCACGAAATTATATAATCAAAAGCCTATTCCCTTTGACGAAATTTACGAGCCCGCTAAAAAATGGGGTGAAGCCTTAGCACCTTATGTAGCAGACACCCGCGAATTATTACGCCGTGCAGTTGATGAGGGCCAGCATATTTTACTTGAGGGAGCTCAGGCCGCATTACTTGATATTGATCACGGTACTTATCCATATGTAACGAGTTCGTCGACTTCCGCGTCAGGTGCATTTACTGGGACGGGATTAGCTCCGAATGATTTGACTCGCGTTATTTCAGTTGTGAAGGCCTATACAAGCAGAGTCGGTGAAGGTCCATTCCCTACTGAAGATTTAGGCGAGGAAGGCGAAAAATTGCGTACTAACGGCGGCGAATATGGAGCTACAACAGGACGGCCGAGGCGCTGCGGGTGGCTTGATATTCCGGGGCTGCGTTACTCTATGGAACTCAACGGCGCGAATGTCATAGCACTCACAAAATTAGACGTGTTGACAGGCATGGGCGGTATTAAAGTCTGCACATCGTATGAACTTAACGGCGAAAAAATTACGAAATGGCCGACTGACACGAGAAAAATTGCGGAGTTAAAGCCGAACTATGAAATTTTGCCCGGTTGGAACGAAGATATAACATGGTGCAAAAAATTTGAAGAAATGCCCGCAAATGCACAAGCCTATGTTAAATATATCGAGAATGCTTTAAATGTCCCGGTCGCTTTAATCGGAGTCGGCCCTGACAGGAATCAAACTATTAACAGGGGAATATAATTTCTTGTTTGTGCCTGAAATTGATTTCTTGACGTTGAACGACCTCCCCGGAGTCTTGCGCATAAACTCAAAACTTTCATGGACTTGGCCGGAAGACGTAATTAAATCTGACTTGAGCAAGGACTCAAACAGTGAGACAACTTATATAGGAGCTTTCGCAACAACAACGGAGGCTCCATTACTCGGCTATGCTGTATTAGGCCGCGATAAAAGAGTCGGCGAGTTAATGGCGTTACTTGTCGATAAAAATTTTCAGCGCAAGGGGATCGGCACTCAATTATTAATCGCTGTCAGTGATTGCGCGGTCTATATGAATTTCAAGCGTTTAAGGCTCAGAGTCAGGAAATCAAACGAGGCAGCAATAAATTTATATTCCCGAATGTCATTTATCAGCGAACAAGTTAGACGCGGTTATTACTCAAACGGTGAGGACGCTATAGTAATGAGCGCGAAACTTCCATTAATGCCCCGATCATGAGAGTATATATACCCTTTAGTGACGGCTCGTCAGTATCATTTGACGGTGAAAATTTTACGATTTACCGCGCGCCTAAAGATATTGACGCAGTTGACAGACCCGATATTGACGAGTTAAGCAAGGCCGAGCTTGCATGGTCAAAACGTTGGAGCGATATTGTTAAGGCACTTGAGGGAGCTTACAGGCGGGAACTCAACAAGACAAAGGAGGAGCGGCACAAGAGAATATACAAGCCGCAATAATTATGGCCGTGAAAAAATTTTTACGCGAGAGAATACCGGGATTATATAATTTCCTGAAGAAAATACAAGATTTAATGTATTGTACTGGTGAAGGCAGTTATTTTGTCTCACACTGCAGAGAATACACAAATAATGAATCAATTCGTAATACTTTAAGATATATAACAGGCTCATATAGAATACTTAAATATTTCTTTCATGGCAGGACAAAAAATTTAAATCGTAATGGCCTCGCAATAGTCCTAATTATCAAGAATGAGGCGCAATATATTCTTGAATGGATAAATTTTCACGTTAAGCAAGGAGTCTCGCACTTCTTTATTTATGACAATGAAAGCACAGATAATTTATTTGAAGTATTACAGCCTTTTATAGCAAACGGCCTCGTTACATATAATAGAATCCCCGGCAAAGTCAGACAAACTGACGCATATAATCACGCTATATATAATTACAAGCACAAATTTAAATATTTCGCAATGATTGACACTGACGAGTTTTTATTTACACCTGATAATACCCAGTCAGGAGCGTTATATAATTTTATTGATAATCTCATGACCCATCACGAAAACGCGGGCGGAGTTGCTGTAAACTGGCTTGTATTCGGCTCAAACGGTCATGAATCAAAACCGGCGGGCGGTGTACTAGAAAATTTTACAATGTGCGTAGAACACGATAACCCCGGTAATTTTCACATAAAGACTATATGCGACCCCTTAAAAGTTTTTTGCTGGTATCACGTACACTTCCCGCTATATTACAGGGAATTCTATAATTTAAGCGAGAACGGAGAAATCATAGACGGCCCATTCTCGAAAACTGTATCATTTGACAAAATCAGAATTAATCACTATGTATATAAATCCAAAGAAGAATTTATACAGAAAATTGCGCGAGGCCGGGCAGATGTCGACATTAAACGCAAACTTGAGGATTTTCACGGTCATGAATGCAATATAAATACTGACACTGAAATTTTATCGCATATATAATGCATAATGCACTTAACAATCAATCAAGAAAAGAGGACGTAATAATTTATCATGAAAGAGTTTTTGCGCAAAAATTGCACGCCGTTATTTAACTTTATCAAGCATACAAGATTATTAATTTTATTTGCTGGTGAAGGCTGCCCATTAGTCTTTAACTTCAGGAACAAGAGCGCAAATAACTTTTACAGGCAAATAATAAAATTTCTTGTTACTCCGTTTATGATTCTAAAATATTTTATTCACGGCAAAATTAATGACTCAACACGTAACGGCCTCGCTATAGTATTAATTATCAAGAATGAGGCGCAATATATTCTTGAGTGGCTAAATTTTCACATTAAACAGGGAGTAACGCACTTCTTTATATATGATAACGAGAGCACGGATAATTTACAGGAAATTTTGCAGCCCTTTATCGCAAAAAAACTCGTTACTTATAATAGAATCCCCGGACGACTCAGACAAACTGACGCATATAATCACGCAATATATAATTACAAGCACAAATTTAAGTATTTCGCAGTAATCGACGCTGACGAGTTTTTATTTACACCTGATAACACAGAGCCGGACTCATTATATAATTTTATCGATAATTTCATGACTCATCATAAGAATGCGGGCGGACTCGGAGTCAACTGGCTTATATTCGGCTCAAATGGACACGAGACTAAACCAGCGGGCGGAGTCTTAAAGAATTTCACTCGATGTGCAGTAAAAGATTTCGGCCCGAATCACTTTATCAAGACAATTTGCGACCCTATGAAAGTTTTTAGCGTGTTCGATGCACACACATTACTTTACTACAAAAATTTTATAAACTTAGACGAAAACGGAAATTCAATCGGGGATGTAGTTAATATTTCTCGTACTAAAACCGTAAATTTTGACAAGATAAGAATTAATCACTATTTCACGAAATCAAAACAAGAATTTATGCACAAACGAGCGCGCGGCATGGCTGATCATAACGGGATAAGAAATATTCAAGATTTTGATAGTCATGACAGAAATGAAGTAATTGACACTGAAATTTTATCGCATATATAAATCACTCATAAATAATAGCAGACTCCCATTTAAACATGAGAATCTGCTAAAAATTTTTTCACACTATCAATAAATTAATGCTTGCTTGAGCTTAAGGCCTCATCTCTTGCTTCAGGGCGTAATATCCAGCTCCCCCAGTCAAATCTAATTAAGCCGCTCACTATATACAATGCAAACAAGAATAAAGGCGCGGAACTCTTCAAGAATACAAATGACAGCACTAACAATGACACTAAAAGCAAACATTTTTTCTTGTCAGCTGTCTTCTTAGTCAACTTTTTCATGTTAGCATAGGGAATACTTGAGATCATTAACAAGCCCACGCAGAATAACATTACAGCCATAACCCACGCCGGTAATTTCACGCCAGCAATAATAAACGATGCCGCAAATAATCCCCCTGCAGGACATGGCAGCCCTTGGAACGGTCCGGGAACGTGTACAATATTGAATCTCGCAAGCCTCAAAGCCACGCACAAAGCAAAGAAACACGCTGTAACTGAGCCTATAACAAATAAATTTCTGACTGAAGACTGATAAATTAATATCGCCGGAGCAACTCCGAAACTTACTAGATCGGCCAAGCTGTCGAACTCAAGCCCGAACTGTGAACCGCCGCCGAGCATTCTCGCAACTTTTCCGTCAAATCCGTCAAATAATACCGCAAAAAATATCATCCATGCAGCAGGAATTAATCTCCCGTGCAATACAAGCATTATAGAGAATACACCGCATAATAAATTCCCGCTAGTTACCATATTCGGGGCAATCTGCTTAAACTCTATCTGCTTATGACTTCTAATGCTGCCTAATCGTCGTCTCATGTGTAAAAAATTTTTCATTTATTGTGCTTTCACTCCTATACAAGTTAATCCGGCTTTAACTTTATCGCCGATTTTAATGCGCAATACTGTATCACGCGGCAAATATACGTCAACCCTTGAGCCTAATTTTATCATTCCAAAACGCTGCCCGGCCTCAAGAACGTCCCCGCGTTTGAGTCTGCACACAATACGCCTTGCAATTAAGCCAGCTATTTGAGTCATCATTACTGGCCCCCATTGAGTCGAGAGTCCTACAAAATTTCGTTCGTTGATTTCGCTCGCTTTAGGTGAGAACGCAGCAATTTTTTTACCCGGTATATATTCTATAAAATCTACCCGGCCAGTACACGGAGCGCGATTCACGTGAACACTAAAAACGTTCATGAACACGCCGATTTTAATAGCCTGCCCTGTGAAAGGATGTTCGGACTCGCAGATTTCTATAATTTTGCCGTCAGCGGGGGAGAAAAAATAACCGTCCTGATAATTCGCGGCTCTCTCAGGATCTCTGAAAAAATAAATCACGAACGCAGCCAGAATCGCAATAATTAACGCAGGAATCCACGAAATAAAAGCAAATGCACCCGCACAAAGTATCAAAAATGTTATTAAAGGCACGCCGTCTCTTGCTATTCTCATAATAAATTATTCTCCGTTATCATTATTATTATTCTCGTCATCAATATCAAATGGAAGAGTCCCTGTTGAGTCTTGAGTCTGTGAAATTTCGCTGTTATTCTCGTCAGGAGCTTTAATAATACTGCAATCAGCAACCGAGTCGCCCTCGTTGAGTTTCACAATAATAGCCCCTGTTGCCTGCCTGCTGAGTTCGCGAATATCTTTTATATTAACTCGAATCATCATTCCTTTAGAAGTCATTAATAATAACTCGTCATCATCTTTAACGGCCACGCTTGCTGCAACATTGCCCGTTTTATCGTTGAGATTCATTATTTTAGTGCCCATTCCGCCGCGATTGTGATTATTGAAATCGTCAAAATCTACGCGCTTCCCCCGTCCCTGTTCGCAGATA from Synergistaceae bacterium includes:
- the pssA gene encoding CDP-diacylglycerol--serine O-phosphatidyltransferase yields the protein MRRRLGSIRSHKQIEFKQIAPNMVTSGNLLCGVFSIMLVLHGRLIPAAWMIFFAVLFDGFDGKVARMLGGGSQFGLEFDSLADLVSFGVAPAILIYQSSVRNLFVIGSVTACFFALCVALRLARFNIVHVPGPFQGLPCPAGGLFAASFIIAGVKLPAWVMAVMLFCVGLLMISSIPYANMKKLTKKTADKKKCLLLVSLLVLSFVFLKSSAPLFLFALYIVSGLIRFDWGSWILRPEARDEALSSSKH
- a CDS encoding GNAT family N-acetyltransferase → MFVPEIDFLTLNDLPGVLRINSKLSWTWPEDVIKSDLSKDSNSETTYIGAFATTTEAPLLGYAVLGRDKRVGELMALLVDKNFQRKGIGTQLLIAVSDCAVYMNFKRLRLRVRKSNEAAINLYSRMSFISEQVRRGYYSNGEDAIVMSAKLPLMPRS
- a CDS encoding glycosyltransferase family 2 protein — translated: MKEFLRKNCTPLFNFIKHTRLLILFAGEGCPLVFNFRNKSANNFYRQIIKFLVTPFMILKYFIHGKINDSTRNGLAIVLIIKNEAQYILEWLNFHIKQGVTHFFIYDNESTDNLQEILQPFIAKKLVTYNRIPGRLRQTDAYNHAIYNYKHKFKYFAVIDADEFLFTPDNTEPDSLYNFIDNFMTHHKNAGGLGVNWLIFGSNGHETKPAGGVLKNFTRCAVKDFGPNHFIKTICDPMKVFSVFDAHTLLYYKNFINLDENGNSIGDVVNISRTKTVNFDKIRINHYFTKSKQEFMHKRARGMADHNGIRNIQDFDSHDRNEVIDTEILSHI
- a CDS encoding phosphatidylserine decarboxylase family protein yields the protein MRIARDGVPLITFLILCAGAFAFISWIPALIIAILAAFVIYFFRDPERAANYQDGYFFSPADGKIIEICESEHPFTGQAIKIGVFMNVFSVHVNRAPCTGRVDFIEYIPGKKIAAFSPKASEINERNFVGLSTQWGPVMMTQIAGLIARRIVCRLKRGDVLEAGQRFGMIKLGSRVDVYLPRDTVLRIKIGDKVKAGLTCIGVKAQ
- a CDS encoding glycosyltransferase family 92 protein — encoded protein: MKKFLRERIPGLYNFLKKIQDLMYCTGEGSYFVSHCREYTNNESIRNTLRYITGSYRILKYFFHGRTKNLNRNGLAIVLIIKNEAQYILEWINFHVKQGVSHFFIYDNESTDNLFEVLQPFIANGLVTYNRIPGKVRQTDAYNHAIYNYKHKFKYFAMIDTDEFLFTPDNTQSGALYNFIDNLMTHHENAGGVAVNWLVFGSNGHESKPAGGVLENFTMCVEHDNPGNFHIKTICDPLKVFCWYHVHFPLYYREFYNLSENGEIIDGPFSKTVSFDKIRINHYVYKSKEEFIQKIARGRADVDIKRKLEDFHGHECNINTDTEILSHI